The Salvelinus namaycush isolate Seneca chromosome 11, SaNama_1.0, whole genome shotgun sequence DNA window gctagtagactgagtgggaggggagctagtagactaaGTGGGcagggagctagtagactgagtgggaggggagctagtagactgagtgggaggggagctagtagactgagtgggaggggagctagtagactgagtgggaggggagctagtagactgagtgggaggggagctagtagactgagtgggaggggagctagtagactgagtgggcggggagctagtagactgagtgggaggggagctagtagactgagtgggaggggagctagtagactgagtgggaggggagctagtagactgagtgggaggggagctagtagactgagtgggaggggagctagtagactgagggggaggggagctagtagactgagtgggcggggagctagtagactgagtgggcggggagctagtagactgagtgggaggggagcgagtagactgagtgggcggggagctagtagactgagtgggaggggggctagtagactgagtgggaggggagctagtagactgagtggacGGGGATCTAGTagtctgagtgggcggggagctagtagactgagtgggaggggagctagtagactgagtgggaggggagcgagtagactgagtgggaggggagctagtagactgagtgggaggggagctagtagactgagtgggaggggagctagtagactgagtgggaggggagctagtagactgagtgggaggggagctagtagactgagtgggaggggagctagtagactgagtgggaggggagctagtagactgagtgggaggggagctagtagactgagtgggaggggagctagtagactgagggggaggggagcgagtagactgagtgggaggggagctagtagactgagtgggaggggagctagtagactgagtgggaggggagctagtagactgagtgggaggggagctagtagactgagtgggaggggagctagtagactgagtgggaggggagctagtagagtgagggggaggggagctagtagactgagtgggaggggagctagtagactgagtgggaggggagctagtagactgagtgggaggggagctagtagactgagtgggaggggagctagtagactgagtgggaggggagcgagtagactgagtgggaggggagctagtagactgagtgggaggggagctagtagactgagtgggaggggagctagtagactgagtgggcagggagctagtagactgagtgggaggggagctagtagactgagtgggtgggggagctagtagactgagtgggaggggagctagtagactgagtgggcggggagctagtagactgagtgggaggggagctagtagactgagtgggaggggagctagtagactgagtgggaggggagctagtagactgagtgggcagggagctagtagactgagtgggaggggagctagtagactgagtgggcggggagctagtagactgagtgggaggggagctagtagactgagtgggaggggagctagtagactgagtgggaggggagctagtagactgagtgggcggggagctagtagactgagtgggaggggagctagtagactgagtgggaggggagctagtagactgagtgggaggggagctagtagactgagtgggaggggagctagtagactgagtgggaggggagctagtagactgagggggaggggagctagtagactgagtgggcggggagctagtagactgagtgggcggggagctagtagactgagtgggaggggagcgagtagactgagtgggcggggagctagtagactgagtgggaggggggctagtagactgagtgggaggggagctagtagactgagtgggcggggagctagtagactgagtgggaggggagctagtagactgagtgggaggggagctagtagactgagggggaggggagctagtagactgagtgggcggggagctagtagactgagtgggcggggagctagtagactgagtggggcggggagctagtagactgagtgggaggggagcgagtagactgagtgggcggggagctagtagactgagtgggagggggctagtagactgagtgggaggggagctagtagactgagtgggcggggagctagtagactgagtgggcgggagctagtagactgaggggACGGGGATCTAGTAGTCTGAGTGGGCCGGGGatctagtagactgagtgggaggggagctagtagactgagtgggaggggagctagtagactgagtgggaggggagctagtagactgagtgggaggggagctagtagactgagtgggaggggagctagtagactgagtgggaggggagctagtagactgagtgggaggggagctagtagactgagtgggaggggagctagtagactgagtgggaggggagctagtagactgagtgggaggggagctagtagactgagggggaggggagctagtagactgagtgggagggagctagtagactgagtgggaggggagctagtagactgagtgggagggagctagtagactgagtgggaggggagctagtagactgagtgggaggggagctagtagactgagtgggaggggagctagtagactgagtgggaggggagctagtagactgagtgggaggggagctagtagactgagtgggcagggagctagtagactgcgtgggaggggagctagtagactgagtgggaggggagctagtagactgagtgggaggggagctagtagactgagtgggcggggagctagtagactgagtgggaggggagctagtagactgagtgggaggggagctagtagactgagtgggaggggagctagtagactgagtgggaggggagctNNNNNNNNNNNNNNNNNNNNNNNNNNNNNNNNNNNNNNNNNNNNNNNNNNNNNNNNNNNNNNNNNNNNNNNNNNNNNNNNNNNNNNNNNNNNNNNNNNNNtttctttacccccccccccaccccctcatctgtatctctgtttaactctcccccccctctctgtatctctgtttaactttctctctcccccctctcctgtaTCTCTGTTTTAACTttcccttcccccctctctgcACCCTATCTCTGTtactttctctcctcccctctctgtagCTCTTTAActttctcctccccccctctctgtatCCTCGTTTAACTTTCTCTCCCCCACCTTCTCTGTATCTCGGTTTAacttttctctcccccccccctctctgtatctctgtttaactttctctcccccctctctgtatctctgtttaactttctctcccccctctctgtatctctgtttaactttctctccccactctctgtatctctgtttaactttctcccccctctctgtatctctgtttaactttctctcccccctctctgtatctctgtttaactttctctccccccctctgtatctctgtttaactttctctcccccctctctgtatctctgtttaactttctctccccactctctgtatctctctgtttaactttctccccctctctgtatctctgtttaactttctctcccccctctcttgtatctctgtttaactttctctcccccccctctgtatctctgtttaactttctctccccccctctctgtatctctgtttaactttctctccccactctctgtatctctgtttaactttctctccccccctctgtatctctgtttaactttctctccccccctctgtatctctgtttaactttctctcccccctctctgtatctctgtttaactttctcccccctctctgtatctctgtttaactttctctcccccctctctgtatctccgTTTAacttttctctcccccctctctgtatctctgtttaactttctctcccccctctctgtatctctgtttacCCCCCCCCcgctctgtatctctgtttaactttctctcccccctctctgtatctctgtttaactttctctcccccctctctgtatctctgtttaactttctctcccccctctctgtatctctgtttaactttctctcccccctctctgtatctctgtttaactttctctcccccctctctgtatctctgtttaactttctcccccccccccccctctgtatctctgtttaactttctctccccctctctgtatctctctgtttaactttctctccccctctttgtatctctctgtttaactttctctcccccctctctgtatctctgtttaacccccccccccctctgtatctctgtttaaccccccccccctctctgtatctctgtttaaccctcccccctctctgtatctctgtttaaccctcccccctctctgtatctctgtttaacccccccccccctctctgtatctctgtttaactttctctccccctctctgtatctctgtttaactttctctcccccctctctgtatctctgtttaactttctccctccccctctctgtatctctgtttaactttctctcccccctctctgtatctctgtttaactttctctccccactctctgtatctctgtttaactttctctccccctctctgtatctctgtttaactttctctcccccctctctgtatctctgtttaactttctccctccccctctctgtatctctgtttaactttctctcccccctctctgtatctctgtttaactttctctccccactctctgtatctctgtttaactttctctccccactctctgtatctctgtttaactttctctcccccctctctgtatctctgtttaaccccccccccccccctctctgtatctctgtttaacccccccctctctgtatctctgtttaaccccccccccccccccccccccccccctctctgtatctctgtttaacccccccccccctctctgtatctctgtttaacccccccccccccctctctgtatctctgtttaactttCTTTCTGTTTAACACTTGACTGTGTAAAGTAAGAGACGTGGTGGTTTCCTGTGTTTTAAAAGTAAGAGAAGTGGTGGTTTCCTGTGTTGTAAAAGTAAGAGAAGTGGTGGTTTCCTGTGTTGTAAGAGAAGTGGTGGTTTCCTGTGTTTTAAAAGTAAGAGAAGTGGTGGTTTCCTGTGTTGTAAAAGTAAGAGAAGTGGTGGTTTCCTGTGTTGTAAGAGAAGTGGTGGTTTCCTGTGTTGTAAAAGAAGTGAGACGTGGTGGTTTCCTGTTGTAACGCTCGTcagaagaagaccaaggtgcagcgtggtacgtgttcatgcttctttattaaaaaccccaacaccaaacaaaacaacaaaagaacaacgaaCGTGACGTCTTGAAggctacacagagctaacaaaaacaacatcccaccaCCTAAAGTGGCAAAAcatgctgcctaagtatgattcccaatcagagacaacgatagacagatgtccgtgattgagaaccacacccggccaaaacatagaaaaccaaaacctagaaataaagaacatagaatgcccacccaaatcacaccctgaccaaaccaaaaagagacataaaaaagtctcttaaggtcagggcgtgacacctgtgTTGTAAAGAAGTGAGAGACGTGGTGGTTTCCTGTCTTGTAAAAGCGGGGTTATTAAAGAGCAGAAGAGCAGCTAACCAGAAATACAGCTCATGAAACCCTTTTAGGATCTTATTATAGATCAGAACTTCTGATAGGGTATGATTAATGTCCTCTACTGTGATTAATGTCCTCTACTGTGATTAATGTCCTCTACTTGTAACGAttgtctacttcgtcctcctcctcagacgaggagaggcgagaaggatcagtggaccaatatgcagcgtggtaatttgacataatgatttattgcaAGACGAagactgacacgaaatacacttgataatttacaaaataacaaacgcacgtagacagacctgaactaacgaacttacataaacacgaagaacgcatgaaacaggtacagactacataaacgaacgaacaaaccgaaacaatcccgtgtggtgcaacatacacagacacggaagacaaccacccacaacaaacaatgtgaaacaacctccctatgtatggttctcaatcagaggaaaacgtaaaacacctgcctctgattgagagccatacaaggtcaattaaacctgacacttaacatagaacaaacaacacagactgcccacccagctcacgtcctgacccactaaacacaactatacaaaaggaaaacaaggtcaggaacgtgacactactgTGATTAATGTCCTCTACTGTGATTAATGTCCTCTACTGTGATTCATGTCCTCTACTGTGATTAATGTCCTCTACTGTGATTGATGTCCTCTACTGTGATTGATGTCCTCTACTGTGATTGATGTCCTCTACTGTGATTAATGTCCTCTACTGTGATTAATGTCCTCTACTGTGATTAATGTAATCTACTGTGATTCATGTCCTCTACTATGATTCATGTCCTCTACTGTGATTCATGTCCTCTACTGTGAATCATGTCCTCTACTGTGATTCATGTCCTCTACTGTGATTCATGTCCTCTACTGTGATTAATGTCATCTACTGTGATTCATGTCCTCTACTGTGATTCATGTCCTCTACTGTGATTCATGTCCTCTACTGTGATTCATGTTGTCTACTGTGATTCATGTCCTCTACTGTGATTCATGTCCTCTACTGTGATTCATGTCCTCTACTGTGAttcatgtcctctactgtagaaCTGTGCAGTCAGTTCTAAGGTTGTTTATAGGAAGGGATGTGTTATGTTATGTCATAAAGGTTGTAGGCAGGATGGTTGTATAAGATGTGTTTATACCATTTAGCCAGTCACTTTCAAATGACCGTATGAACAAACAGATGGACATCCTCAAACCAACCAACAACCATACATGGTAGCAAGTAGGTTTGGAACAGGTGTGGTGGGGTGTTGGGTTTGGGTTGTAAAATGGGTCAGGGTTAATGTCAATGTCCCTGTGTCCCCTTTAGGCCACCGTCCACAGCCATGAAACTGGGCATCCAGCAGGCAGAGTGTCTCTATGAAGACAGGAAGGGAGGGGACACCCACACACCCTGCCTCCCCATACCAggtacacacacccacccacaccctgCCTCCCCATACCAGGTACACCCATACACCCTGCCTCCCCATACCAggtacacacacccacccacaccctgCCTACCcataccaggtacacacacacaccctgcttccccataccaggtacacacacacacaccctgcctccacataccaggtacacacacacaccctgcttccccataccaggtacacacacacacaccctgcctccccataccaggtacacacacacacaccctgccacacacaccctgcctccccataccaggtacacacacacacacacaccctgcctaccaataccaggtacacacacacaccctgcttccccataccaggtacacacacacaccctgcctcccCATACCAGGTACACCCACACACCCTGCCTCCCcataccaggtacacacacacacacacacaccctgcctccccataccaggtacacacacacacaccctgcctaCCCATACCAGGTACACCCATACACCCTGCCTACCCATACCAGGTACACCCATACACCCTGCCTACACATACCAGGTACACCCACACACCCTGCCTCCCCATACCAGGTACACCCACACACCCTGCCTCCCCATACCAGGTACACCCACACACCCTGCCTCCCCATACCAGGTACACCCACACAGCCTGCCTCCCCATACCAGGTACACCCACACACCCTGCCTACCcataccaggtacacacacacaccctgtctccccgtacacacacaccctgtctccccgtacacacacaccctgtctccccgtacacacacacagcctgcctCTGCGTACCAGGAACACTCACCCAAACACTCACATCCCGCCAGCTCTGGACACTTTTGAATTGATTTACAGCAGTATGGCAGGATTGAACCCTGTTATTCACTAATCATTAGTGCTGATGTTGTGTCGATGTTGTGCTGACGTTGTGCTGCTATCCCCTCCTGCTCAGAGCCCCCAGGGAAGTGTGTGTCTACTCCTGATGAGCCGAGAGCATATGGCCACTCTAGAACATCCAGCTATGCCAGCCAACAGTCCAAAGTGTCAGGTATCTAAACACCGCGTCTGAACCAGATATGAATTAGAAAAGGCTATGACCTATTATGAATTAAATAAGATTATGAATAGTATGTATGAATGTCTGAAAAGCCATAGCTTGCCCTCAGTTATCTTTGTGGTTGTGAAATCTGTTTCCATTAAGTGTCTGTCACTGTTGTGTGGAGTGTAACATTGCCTACTCGTTCCCCATAGGCTATAGCTCAGGTCACTCACGctcctccagcctatcagagctcaCACACAAGAGGAACCCCTCAGCGGGCTCCGCCTCCACAGGCATCGGAAGTATTCCTGAACCCAGCGTGGACCGGGGGGCTGAGAGGGAGGCCCGCTCTACACCTCCTGTCTCTGTCACCTGTTCCTGCTCCCCCGTGCCTGaacacccccccacccccgcaaagagctCTGCCTCCTCAGAGAGACTCAGCAGGTAATAtctacacactcactcacctCTGACCTTTCAACGGAGTATCACAATGTAATCATCAGACGAGGACAGTAGTCTGTTATGGTGCTGCTGGCAATGTTCCATCTCATCCACCCTTCTTTCTTTCTCacgtgtgtttgtgcatgtgtgtgtacatacatgGTGTGTGTACAtacgtgatgtgtgtgtgtgtgtgtgtgtctcaggcaTCCAGTGAAGCAGAGCTCGGTGGAGTGTCAGCTGAAGAGGGTAGACGCCACACGGGTAGACGCTGACGACATCGTGGAGAAGATCCTCCAGAGCCAGGACTTCAGCCACGGCCTGCTGGACTCCAGCGCTGAGGGTACGCTCACCATGCTAGATGTTAGCTCAATGTTGAGGACTACACTTTACCCAGCTCAGACACTTAGACTAGCTCAGAGGACTAGACTTTACCCAGCTCAGACACTTAGACTAGCTCAGAGGACTAGACTTTACCCAGCTCAGACACTTAGACTAGCTCAGAGGACTACACTTTACCCAGCTCAGACACTTAGACTAGCTCAGAGGACTACACTTTACCCAGCTCAGACACTTAGACTAGCTCAGAGGGCTACACTTTACCCAGCTCAGACACTTAGACTAGCTCAGAGGACTACACTTTACCCAGCTCAGACACTTAGACCAGCTCAGAGGACTAGACTTTACCCAGCTCAGACACTTAGACTAGCTCAGAGGACTACACTTTACCCAGCTCAGACACTTAGACTAGCTCAGAGGACTACACTTTACCCAGCTCAGACACTTAGACTAGCTCAGAGGACTACACTTTACCCAGCTTAGACACTTAGACTAGCTCAGAGGACTAGACTTTACCCAGCTCAGACACTTAGACTAGCTCAGAGGACTACACTTTACCCAGCTCAGACACTTAGACTAGCTCAGAGGACTACACTTTACCCAGCTCAGACACTTAGACTAGCTCAGAGGACTAGACTTTACCCAGTTCAGACACTTAGACTAGCTCAGAGGACTACACTTTACCCAGTTCAGACACTTAGACTAGCTCAGAGGACTAGACTTTACCCAGCTCAGACACTTAGACTAGCTCAGAGGGCTACACTTTACCCAGCTCAGACACTTAGACTAGCTCAGAGGACTACACTTTACCCAGCTTAGACACTTAGACTAGCTCAGAGGACTAGACTTTACCCAGCTCAGACACTTAGACTAGCTCAGAGGACTAGACTTTACCCAGCTCAGACACTTAGACTAGCTCAGAGGACTAGACTTTACCCCGCTCAGACACTTAGACTAGCTCAGAGGACTAGACTTTACCCAGCTCAGACACTTAGACTAGCTCAGAGGACTAGACTTTACCCAGCTCAGACACTTAGACTAGCTCAGAGGACTACACTTTACCCAGCTCAGACACTTAGACTAGCTCAGAGGACTAGACTTTACCCAGCTCAGACACTTAGACTAGCTCAGAGGACTACACTTTACCCAGCTCAGACACTTAGACTAGCTCAGAGGACTAGACTTTACCCAGCTCAGACACTTAGACTAGCTCAGAGGACTACACTTTACCCAGCTCAGACACTTAGACTAGCTCAGAGGACTAGACTTTACCCAGCTCTCTTTCTTCAGAGACTGCAGCCAAGATTTAGTGGTCTATTGTAGAGGAAACTGTTTCCATGGATACTAGCAGGAATATAGGCCATAGTGGAGAGAGAGTTTAGTATGTGAGAGATGACTCCTGGCAGAGGTCTGCATACACCAGTCACATCAGACAGACTCTACTGTCCTGTACACATCACAAGTTATGGTCACTTTCTTCTGCTTTACCTAATGGACTTTTTGATTAGCTGTTTCAGTTGACTAGTTTTTTCAAAGCCCCTTAACTCCCCGTCTCTCTCACGGTAAAGCCCCTCCACTCCCCGTCTCTCTCATGGTAAAGCCCctccactccctgtctctctcacggTAATGCCCCTCCACTCCCCGTCTCTCTCACAGTAAAGCCCCTCCACTCCCCGTCTCTCTCACAGTAAAGCCCCTCCACTCCGTCTCTCTCACAGTAAAGCCCCTCCACTCCCCGTCTCTCTCACGGTAAAGCCCCTCCACTCCCCGTCTCTCTCACGGTAAAGCCCCTCCACTCCCCGTCTCTCTCACGGTAAAGCCCCTCCACTCCCCGTCTCTCTCACGGTAAAGCCCCTCCACTCCCCGTCTCTCTCACGGTAAAGCCCCTCCACTCCCCGTCTCTCTCATGGTAAAGCCCctccactccctgtctctctcacggTAATGCCCCTCCACTCCCCGTCTCTCTCACAGTAAAGCCCCTCCACTCCCCGTCTCTCTCACAGTAAAGCCCCTCCACTCCGTCTCTCTCACAGTAAAGCCCCTCCACTCCCCGTCTCTCTCACAGTAAAGCCCctccactccctgtctctctcacagtAAAGCCCCTCCACTCCCCGTCTCTCTCACAGTAAAGCCCCTccactccccttctctctcacagtAAAGCCCctccactccctgtctctctcacagtAAAGCCCCTCCACTCCCCGTCTCTCTCACAGTAAAGCCCCTCCACTCCCCGTCTCTCTCACAGTAAAGCCCctccactccctgtctctctcacagtAAAGCCCCTCCACTCCCCGTCTCTCTCACAGTAAAGCCCctccactccctgtctctctcacagtAAAGCCCctccactccctgtctctctcacagtAAAGCCCctccactccctgtctctctcacagaAAGCCCctccactccctgtctctcttacAGTAAAGCCCctccactccctgtctctctcacagtAAAGCCCctccactccctgtctctctcacagaAAGCCCctccactccctgtctctcttacAGTAAAGCCCctccactccctgtctctctcacagaAAGCCCctccactccctgtctctcttacAGTAAAGCCCctccactccctgtctctctcacagtAAAGAATGCTTGTCAATAACCACTTATTTTTAGATGGCTAAGCAAATAACCACGGGCCATTTTGGCAGCGCGGCGACCTTGCGTTGATTGACAGTATCTTGTTTGTGCGTTACAGAGGAGGGGCTCAGGCTGTTTGTTGGTCCTGGTGGAAGCACAGCGCTGGGAAGCCAACACACCAGGTGGGTGACGTTATTACCTAATGCATCAGAAAGTGGGTGAcaccatagagatagaatgactacaAAGGGACACACAACAGCAGGCACTCCTAGCAACAATCACTGTCACTGAATCACTGATAACAGATAACATTTAAAGGGATAGGGCACAATTTTGTCAATTAACTatctacctctaacttccttcatactggacgcagaCATAAAACATGTATCCAttaagtagataaagggcttaatTGTCAAAATCTTGCACTCTCCCTTTAATGCACAAGGGCCAATCGATAGAATATGTGATTAATAGAATGTGATTGTTTGTTGTTAAGAGTTTTTCAGTAACACCCTTTCACTTGTTTGGTGTGAGTTGTTGCTGGTTGGATAATAACGTGTGTGGCGTTCTCTTTCAGGGTTGGCGCGGGGCCCTACGAGCAGGTAGTGATCAGACGCTAGCCCCCTGGGAGTGGATGTGGCGCGGGGCCCTACGAGCAGGTGGTGATCAGACGTTAGCCCCCTGGGAGTGGATGTGTCTCGTAAGGTGCCAGAACACCACAGAGTCTGACAGAGGGAAATAGTTGTCTCACCTCTATGCAGGACAAACATTTGTTCCAATGGGAGTCCAGGTCTGATGTGTGGAACCTGTGTAAGCCTGCTCCCCTAGTGTTGAAGCCAGGAG harbors:
- the LOC120056209 gene encoding protein FAM102B-like, which encodes MKLGIQQAECLYEDRKGGDTHTPCLPIPEPPGKCVSTPDEPRAYGHSRTSSYASQQSKVSGYSSGHSRSSSLSELTHKRNPSAGSASTGIGSIPEPSVDRGAEREARSTPPVSVTCSCSPVPEHPPTPAKSSASSERLSRHPVKQSSVECQLKRVDATRVDADDIVEKILQSQDFSHGLLDSSAEEEGLRLFVGPGGSTALGSQHTRVGAGPYEQVVIRR